The following are from one region of the Pseudazoarcus pumilus genome:
- a CDS encoding (2Fe-2S) ferredoxin domain-containing protein has product MSYFRHHVFFCCNQRAEGESCCNDHHSADMQAYAKDRIRALGLKGRGKVRINKAGCLDRCDDGPVLVVYPDDVWYTFVDREDIDEIIDEHLVHGRIVKRLKLGDS; this is encoded by the coding sequence ATGAGCTATTTTCGCCACCACGTCTTCTTCTGCTGCAACCAGCGCGCCGAGGGCGAGAGCTGCTGCAACGACCATCACTCGGCCGACATGCAGGCCTACGCCAAGGATCGCATCCGCGCGCTGGGCCTCAAGGGCCGCGGCAAGGTGCGCATCAACAAGGCCGGCTGCCTCGACCGCTGCGACGACGGCCCGGTACTGGTCGTCTATCCGGACGACGTCTGGTACACCTTTGTGGATCGCGAGGACATCGACGAGATCATCGACGAACATCTCGTCCATGGCCGCATCGTGAAACGACTGAAACTTGGAGATTCCTGA
- a CDS encoding 3-hydroxyacyl-CoA dehydrogenase NAD-binding domain-containing protein, producing the protein MSSPWGAHMRVERDWEGVAWLMLDRAGERVNSLSGAMLDELDRIVDELEDDAPNGLVIASAKEAGFVAGADIDELEAIDSPAAARALAERGVKLFDRIARLPFPTVALIRGHCLGGGLELALACTYRVVVDDPGTRLGLPEVQLGIVPAWGGIRRLPALVGPPVALDMLLTGRRVSARRARKLGLADVCVAPRVMENAARRVVMSGRQCRHLPMRELLMATLLRRLVASRARTRLATRVRREHYPAPYAILDIWGRHAGDALAVPDAHPASLATLACSDTAHNLLRVFRLRERLQRLGREAGGEPLRRVHVVGAGTMGGDIAALCADRGFDVTLQDERVEAIAAAIGRAVTGWRRRHQDDEAAVRAARDRLVPDPHGYGIAHADLVIEAIAENVDAKRALFTRIEGEARADAVLATNTSSLAIEAIARGMAKPRRLIGLHFFNPVARMPLVEVVAQRGAGRAAHSRALGFVHALGKLPLPVASAPGFLVNAALAPYLFEALRCVEDGIPPATIDEAMCAWGMAIGPVELVDRIGLDVALAAGRGLGLDPVPAQLAEHVEAGRLGAKSGQGYYRWKDGRPQAGAAPGAAPGLAGRLVAPLVAAARDALARGVVADADLADAGMIFGAGFPPFTGGPLHAEARWPLAEPETDDQEEVFP; encoded by the coding sequence ATGAGCAGCCCCTGGGGTGCGCACATGCGTGTCGAACGCGACTGGGAGGGCGTGGCCTGGCTGATGCTCGATCGCGCCGGCGAGCGCGTCAACAGCCTGTCGGGTGCCATGCTCGACGAGCTCGACCGCATCGTCGACGAGCTCGAGGACGATGCCCCCAATGGGCTGGTGATCGCCTCGGCCAAGGAGGCCGGTTTCGTGGCCGGCGCCGACATCGATGAACTCGAGGCCATCGATTCCCCCGCAGCCGCACGCGCGCTGGCCGAGCGCGGGGTGAAGCTCTTCGATCGCATCGCCCGCCTGCCGTTTCCGACCGTCGCCCTGATCCGCGGCCACTGCCTGGGCGGTGGGCTGGAACTGGCGCTGGCGTGCACCTACCGCGTCGTCGTCGACGACCCCGGAACGCGACTGGGTCTGCCGGAAGTGCAACTGGGCATCGTGCCGGCCTGGGGCGGCATCCGGCGCCTGCCGGCGCTGGTCGGTCCGCCGGTGGCGCTCGACATGCTGCTCACCGGGCGTCGCGTGTCGGCGCGGCGCGCGCGCAAGCTCGGGCTGGCCGACGTGTGCGTGGCGCCGCGCGTGATGGAAAACGCCGCGCGTCGCGTCGTCATGTCCGGCCGTCAGTGCCGTCATCTGCCGATGCGCGAACTGCTCATGGCCACGCTGCTGCGCCGACTGGTCGCGAGCCGCGCACGCACGCGCCTGGCCACGCGTGTGCGCCGCGAACATTACCCGGCGCCGTACGCGATCCTCGACATCTGGGGGCGTCACGCTGGCGACGCGCTCGCCGTGCCCGACGCCCATCCGGCCTCGCTGGCCACGCTGGCGTGTTCCGACACCGCGCACAATCTGCTGCGCGTGTTCCGTTTGCGCGAGCGCCTGCAGCGACTCGGGCGAGAAGCCGGAGGCGAACCGTTGCGGCGTGTGCATGTGGTCGGCGCCGGGACCATGGGGGGCGACATCGCCGCCCTGTGCGCCGACCGTGGCTTCGACGTGACGCTGCAGGACGAGCGCGTCGAAGCCATCGCCGCGGCCATCGGCCGGGCCGTGACGGGCTGGCGGCGGCGCCACCAGGACGACGAGGCGGCGGTGCGTGCCGCGCGCGACCGCCTGGTGCCGGATCCACATGGCTACGGCATCGCGCATGCCGATCTCGTGATCGAGGCCATCGCCGAGAATGTGGACGCAAAACGCGCGCTGTTCACCCGCATCGAGGGTGAGGCGCGTGCCGATGCGGTGCTCGCGACCAATACCTCCAGCCTGGCCATCGAAGCCATTGCGCGCGGCATGGCAAAGCCGCGCCGCCTGATCGGCCTGCATTTCTTCAACCCGGTCGCACGCATGCCGCTGGTGGAGGTCGTCGCGCAGCGTGGCGCCGGGCGCGCAGCGCACTCGCGCGCGCTGGGTTTCGTGCATGCGCTGGGCAAGCTGCCGCTGCCGGTGGCGAGTGCCCCGGGCTTTCTCGTCAACGCCGCGCTCGCGCCGTATCTGTTCGAGGCCCTGCGCTGTGTCGAGGACGGTATCCCGCCGGCCACCATCGACGAGGCCATGTGTGCCTGGGGCATGGCGATCGGGCCGGTCGAACTGGTCGACCGCATCGGCCTCGACGTGGCCCTGGCCGCCGGGCGCGGACTGGGCCTCGATCCGGTGCCGGCGCAGCTGGCCGAGCATGTCGAGGCCGGCCGGCTCGGCGCGAAGTCCGGACAGGGCTACTATCGCTGGAAGGATGGCCGACCGCAGGCGGGCGCGGCGCCCGGTGCGGCGCCGGGTCTGGCCGGGCGTCTGGTCGCACCGCTGGTCGCCGCCGCGCGCGATGCGCTCGCGCGCGGCGTGGTCGCCGACGCGGATCTGGCCGACGCCGGCATGATCTTCGGCGCCGGTTTTCCGCCCTTCACCGGCGGGCCGTTGCACGCCGAGGCGCGCTGGCCGCTTGCCGAACCCGAAACCGACGATCAGGAAGAAGTCTTCCCATGA
- a CDS encoding IS110 family RNA-guided transposase, translated as MCVVGIDIAAKSFDLVVRRNGTNAKVRRFEQTPAGHAQAAAHLKKLAPERVVMEATGVYFVDLAVALHAAGLPVSVINPRSFKHFAQIKLKGSKTDAIDAALLAEYAQRMAPALWVPPAPDRLALRDLGRQINRLIHARTQAKNRLHALQARRDVSALLIDDEREGIEQLDARIERPKGAAQQRIEQCAQLSVMAQHLRCAKGLGAASTLAILAELCVLPTQMNSAQVSCFAGLDVRLNQSGSSVHRPGRLSKAGNAYLRAALFMPAMVAVQSDPNAKAFYEALLARGKKRIQALCALMRKMLTGIWACIRNGTPFDSSRLFSCAQTLLKA; from the coding sequence ATGTGTGTGGTGGGAATCGATATTGCCGCCAAGAGTTTCGATCTGGTCGTACGCCGCAACGGCACCAATGCCAAGGTGCGCCGCTTTGAGCAAACCCCTGCGGGCCACGCCCAGGCTGCGGCGCATCTGAAGAAGCTCGCGCCCGAGCGGGTGGTCATGGAGGCGACCGGAGTGTATTTCGTGGATTTGGCTGTGGCCCTGCACGCGGCCGGCCTGCCGGTGAGCGTGATCAACCCGCGCAGCTTCAAGCACTTTGCCCAGATCAAACTCAAAGGCAGCAAGACCGATGCGATCGACGCGGCCTTGCTGGCCGAATACGCCCAGCGCATGGCGCCCGCGCTGTGGGTGCCGCCGGCGCCCGATCGGCTGGCCTTGCGCGATCTGGGCCGTCAAATCAACCGCCTGATCCACGCCCGCACCCAGGCCAAGAACCGCCTGCATGCGCTCCAGGCACGTCGAGACGTCTCCGCGCTACTGATCGACGATGAGCGCGAAGGCATCGAACAACTCGATGCGCGCATCGAGCGGCCCAAAGGCGCTGCGCAGCAACGCATCGAACAGTGCGCGCAACTGTCGGTGATGGCCCAGCACCTGCGTTGTGCCAAAGGGCTCGGTGCGGCCAGCACGCTGGCGATCCTGGCTGAGTTGTGCGTGTTGCCCACGCAGATGAACAGCGCGCAGGTCAGCTGCTTTGCCGGACTGGACGTGCGCCTGAACCAGTCGGGTAGCAGCGTGCACAGGCCCGGGCGCCTGTCCAAGGCCGGGAACGCCTATCTGCGCGCAGCCCTGTTCATGCCGGCCATGGTCGCCGTGCAATCGGACCCCAACGCCAAGGCCTTCTACGAAGCCTTGCTCGCCCGCGGCAAAAAACGCATCCAGGCCTTGTGTGCGCTCATGCGAAAAATGCTCACCGGAATCTGGGCGTGCATCCGCAATGGAACCCCGTTCGATTCGAGCCGACTGTTCAGCTGCGCTCAGACTCTTTTAAAGGCTTGA
- a CDS encoding glutathione S-transferase: MKLVATPTSPYARKVRVALAEKNIPFELVVDSPWEPTSTVPEVNPLGKVPVLITDDGETFFDSPVIVAWLETLGADPRLIPADAREAVRVRQLEGLADGITDATVAIVLEGRRPEDKRSEDVIGRQLQKIERGLDRLEQLASGRTWLHGDHMSIGDIAAAVTAGFIELRVPHVDWRAGRPALTTLVERMFERDSFKDTVPPAG, from the coding sequence ATGAAACTCGTCGCCACACCGACCAGCCCGTACGCGCGCAAGGTGCGCGTCGCGCTGGCCGAGAAGAACATCCCCTTCGAACTCGTCGTCGACTCCCCCTGGGAGCCGACCAGCACCGTGCCCGAGGTCAATCCGCTGGGCAAGGTGCCGGTGCTGATCACCGACGACGGCGAGACCTTCTTCGACTCGCCGGTGATCGTCGCCTGGCTCGAGACCCTGGGCGCGGATCCGCGCCTGATCCCTGCGGACGCACGCGAGGCGGTGCGCGTACGTCAGCTCGAGGGGCTGGCCGACGGCATCACCGATGCCACCGTCGCGATCGTGCTCGAAGGTCGCCGCCCGGAAGACAAGCGCAGCGAAGACGTGATCGGCCGCCAGTTGCAGAAGATCGAACGCGGGCTCGACCGCCTCGAGCAACTGGCCAGCGGCCGCACCTGGCTGCATGGCGATCACATGAGCATCGGCGACATCGCCGCGGCGGTCACCGCCGGCTTCATCGAGCTGCGCGTGCCGCACGTGGACTGGCGCGCCGGCCGCCCCGCGCTGACCACCCTGGTCGAGCGCATGTTCGAGCGCGACAGCTTCAAGGACACGGTGCCGCCGGCCGGCTGA
- a CDS encoding 3-hydroxyacyl-CoA dehydrogenase/enoyl-CoA hydratase family protein produces the protein MSHFIVRRVAVLGAGVMGAQIAAYCANAGLEAVLFDLPGEHGGSVAAEQAIERLDALRPPPLATPRHARAIRAANYDDDLALLGECELVIEAIAERIDLKRALFGRIAPFLRHDAVIATNTSGLSVHELSDALPAPLRARFCGVHFFNPPRYMALIELIAGPDTEPALLDRLESWLTTRLGKSVVRARDTPNFIANRIGMFAMLAVMHHTTRLGLGFDEADALTGPAIGRPRSATFRTADVVGLDTLAHVVATLRDRLPDDPWHPWFGEPEWLTRLLARGALGAKSGEGVYRRDGQRILVLDGDDYRESAARIAPEVADILAERDPAKRLERLRACPHPQAELLWASFRDLFHYAAHHLAAIADNAREVDLAMRWGFGWAHGPFETWQAAGWRAVAEAIAADIEAARAMADVALPDWVTARDGVHETAGSWSASDRRLHPRTALTVYVRQSTLERVYGEHAPEHGDELWRNAGVRLWRRPDLDPRVGIVSFTTRAHVIGEEVLDGLAEALARAARDLDALVIWHEPPFTLGADLAQVLELCDAGEHARLERMLERFQHTSLAMRSCAVPVVAAVHGMALGGGCEFLMHAAHRVFAFESQVGLVETGVGLIPAGGGSTALAVRADRLARLTRSGDPFAFVEHAFAHVVGASVSTSAPHALELGYAREADDIVMHPRELLYVALVRARSLADAGWHAPLKPRDIVVAGREGIARLEAGLDDAGAGGRMSAHDRRVARAAAVALCGGDVAAGTAVSEDWLLAVEREQFMALLGTPATQARMRHTLDTGKPLRN, from the coding sequence ATGAGCCATTTCATCGTGCGCAGGGTGGCGGTGCTCGGCGCCGGCGTGATGGGTGCGCAGATCGCCGCGTATTGCGCCAACGCCGGCCTCGAGGCGGTGCTGTTCGATCTGCCCGGCGAACACGGTGGCAGCGTCGCGGCCGAGCAGGCGATCGAGCGTCTGGACGCGCTGCGTCCGCCGCCGCTGGCCACGCCGCGCCACGCGCGTGCGATTCGTGCGGCCAACTACGACGACGACCTGGCGCTGCTGGGCGAGTGCGAGCTGGTCATCGAGGCCATCGCCGAACGCATCGACCTCAAACGTGCGCTGTTCGGCCGCATCGCTCCCTTCCTGCGCCACGACGCGGTGATCGCCACCAACACCTCGGGTCTGTCCGTGCACGAGCTCTCCGACGCGCTGCCGGCGCCGTTGCGCGCGCGCTTCTGTGGTGTGCACTTCTTCAACCCGCCGCGCTACATGGCGCTGATCGAGTTGATCGCCGGGCCCGATACCGAGCCCGCGCTGCTCGACCGGCTCGAGTCGTGGCTGACCACGCGGCTGGGCAAGAGCGTGGTGCGCGCGCGCGACACACCGAACTTCATCGCCAACCGCATCGGCATGTTCGCGATGCTCGCAGTGATGCATCACACGACGCGTCTCGGCCTGGGATTCGACGAGGCCGACGCGCTCACCGGGCCGGCCATCGGCCGGCCGCGCAGCGCCACCTTCCGCACCGCCGACGTGGTGGGCCTGGACACGCTGGCGCATGTCGTCGCCACCTTGCGCGATCGTCTGCCCGACGATCCCTGGCATCCCTGGTTCGGCGAGCCCGAGTGGCTCACGCGGCTGCTCGCACGCGGTGCGCTCGGCGCCAAGAGCGGCGAGGGCGTGTATCGCAGGGACGGCCAGCGCATCCTCGTACTCGATGGCGACGACTATCGTGAAAGCGCCGCGCGCATCGCCCCCGAGGTCGCCGACATTCTCGCCGAACGTGACCCGGCAAAACGCCTCGAGCGCTTGCGTGCGTGCCCGCATCCGCAGGCCGAACTGCTGTGGGCGAGCTTCCGTGACCTGTTCCACTACGCCGCGCATCATCTGGCCGCCATCGCCGACAATGCACGCGAGGTCGATCTGGCCATGCGCTGGGGCTTCGGCTGGGCACACGGGCCGTTCGAGACCTGGCAGGCGGCCGGCTGGCGTGCGGTGGCCGAGGCCATCGCCGCCGACATCGAGGCGGCTCGCGCGATGGCCGACGTTGCGCTGCCGGACTGGGTGACCGCGCGCGACGGAGTGCACGAGACGGCGGGTTCGTGGAGCGCGTCCGACCGGCGACTGCATCCGCGCACCGCGCTCACCGTCTATGTGCGCCAGTCGACGCTCGAACGGGTGTACGGCGAGCACGCGCCGGAACACGGCGATGAACTGTGGCGCAATGCCGGCGTGCGCCTGTGGCGCCGGCCGGATCTGGACCCGCGCGTGGGCATCGTGTCGTTTACGACCCGCGCCCACGTGATTGGCGAAGAGGTGCTCGACGGGCTCGCCGAGGCGCTCGCGCGCGCCGCGCGCGATCTGGACGCGCTGGTGATCTGGCACGAGCCGCCGTTCACGCTGGGTGCCGATCTCGCGCAGGTACTCGAACTTTGCGACGCCGGTGAGCATGCGCGACTCGAACGCATGCTCGAGCGCTTCCAGCACACCTCGCTGGCAATGCGCTCGTGCGCGGTGCCGGTGGTGGCCGCAGTGCACGGCATGGCGCTGGGCGGCGGCTGCGAATTCCTGATGCATGCGGCGCATCGCGTATTCGCGTTCGAATCCCAGGTCGGTCTGGTCGAGACCGGCGTGGGTCTGATTCCCGCTGGGGGCGGCTCGACCGCGCTGGCTGTCAGGGCCGATCGGTTGGCGCGCCTGACGCGCTCGGGCGATCCGTTCGCCTTCGTCGAGCACGCCTTCGCGCATGTCGTGGGCGCGAGCGTGTCGACCAGCGCACCCCACGCGCTGGAACTCGGCTATGCGCGCGAGGCCGACGACATCGTGATGCATCCGCGCGAACTGCTGTACGTGGCACTTGTGCGTGCGCGCAGCCTGGCCGATGCGGGCTGGCATGCGCCATTGAAGCCGCGCGACATCGTGGTGGCAGGGCGTGAGGGTATCGCCCGGCTGGAGGCGGGGCTCGATGATGCCGGCGCGGGCGGACGGATGTCCGCGCACGACCGGCGGGTGGCGCGCGCCGCGGCGGTGGCGCTGTGCGGCGGCGACGTCGCGGCCGGCACGGCGGTGTCCGAGGACTGGCTGCTGGCAGTCGAGCGCGAGCAGTTCATGGCGTTGCTCGGCACACCCGCGACACAGGCGCGCATGCGCCACACGCTCGACACCGGCAAGCCGCTACGCAACTGA
- a CDS encoding type II toxin-antitoxin system Phd/YefM family antitoxin, producing MQINILDAKNRLSQLVKYAQAGEEVVIANRGQPVARLVAEHAATAPGLGADFLRWLDEHPLPAHMRRDHEAIEAGIAAERAAWE from the coding sequence ATGCAGATCAACATCCTCGACGCTAAGAATCGCCTCTCCCAACTCGTCAAGTACGCGCAGGCGGGCGAGGAGGTCGTGATCGCCAATCGCGGCCAGCCGGTCGCACGACTGGTCGCCGAGCATGCCGCCACCGCACCCGGCCTCGGCGCCGATTTCCTGCGCTGGCTCGACGAACACCCGCTGCCCGCCCACATGAGGCGCGACCACGAAGCCATCGAGGCCGGCATCGCGGCCGAACGCGCGGCGTGGGAATGA
- a CDS encoding alpha/beta hydrolase: protein MARPIPTEQIELRGPAGAIDALLDLPHEVRGIALVCHPHPLFSGTNTNKVAHTLSRTMRDLNYATIRPNFRGVGASEGTHDEGHGETEDMLAVIAWAQSRWGALPLALTGFSFGAYVASCVARRLGASPTPPGRIALVGTPCGEMIGADRYYDTEHLPEAAQTLLIHGEKDNTCSLQNLFDWAGEQDLPVSVVPGADHFFGGKLHVLRRIIEGSWAPL from the coding sequence ATGGCCCGCCCCATCCCGACCGAGCAGATCGAACTGCGCGGCCCGGCCGGCGCGATCGACGCGCTGCTCGACCTGCCACACGAAGTGCGCGGCATCGCGCTGGTGTGTCACCCGCATCCGCTGTTTTCCGGCACCAACACCAACAAGGTTGCGCACACCTTGTCGCGCACCATGCGTGACCTCAACTACGCGACGATCCGCCCCAACTTCCGCGGCGTCGGCGCCAGCGAAGGCACGCACGACGAAGGCCACGGCGAGACCGAGGACATGCTCGCCGTGATCGCCTGGGCGCAGTCGCGCTGGGGCGCGCTTCCGCTGGCGCTGACCGGCTTCTCGTTCGGCGCCTACGTGGCGAGCTGCGTGGCCAGGCGTCTGGGCGCCTCGCCCACGCCGCCGGGACGCATCGCGCTGGTCGGCACGCCCTGCGGCGAGATGATCGGCGCCGACCGCTACTACGATACCGAACACCTGCCCGAGGCCGCACAGACGCTGCTGATCCACGGCGAGAAGGACAACACCTGCTCGCTGCAGAATCTGTTCGACTGGGCCGGCGAACAGGACCTGCCGGTGTCGGTCGTACCCGGTGCCGACCACTTCTTCGGCGGCAAGCTGCACGTACTGCGGCGCATCATCGAAGGCAGCTGGGCGCCGTTGTGA
- a CDS encoding sodium:solute symporter family protein — translation MLLWLVIAYIAVSVAIGLYAATRVHNARDYIVAGRNLPFVFVLAMVFATWFGAETVLGISATFIDEGFRGLISDPLGASICLVLFGLVFARPLYRMNLLTLGDFFRVRYNRGTEVALSLAIIVSYLGWVGAQMAALGLVFNVLSDGLVTINQGVFIGAGVVLVYTLFGGMWSVAMTTFVQMIVIILGLLYVTWLAGDMAGGFDTVITKAAAEGKFEFLPTLDALDMLAWIAALLTMALGSIPQQDVFQRVNSSKNETIAVWGTTIGGISYFFFAAVPLFLAYSATLIDPAMVERFMAEDSQLILPSLIVGYMPFAAQVVFFGALISVIMSTASGTLLAPSVTFSENIVRGFWPAMSDRQLLLVTRLAVCAFCVMVALYAVSTTATIHHMVESAYRVTLAGAFVPLAFGLFWKRANNLGATLAIVLGIGTWLVLELFVPEGDVEPQLYGLVVSAFGMIVGGYVGRPSHHRPHAGHHHAAAATHHTAR, via the coding sequence ATGCTGCTCTGGCTCGTGATCGCCTACATCGCCGTCTCGGTCGCCATCGGCCTGTATGCGGCCACCCGCGTGCACAACGCGCGCGACTACATCGTCGCCGGGCGCAACCTGCCCTTCGTGTTCGTGCTGGCGATGGTGTTCGCGACCTGGTTCGGGGCCGAGACGGTGCTGGGCATCTCGGCGACCTTCATCGACGAGGGCTTTCGCGGGCTGATCTCGGACCCGCTGGGCGCGTCGATCTGCCTGGTGCTGTTCGGCCTGGTCTTCGCGCGCCCGCTCTACCGCATGAATCTGCTCACGCTCGGCGACTTCTTCCGCGTGCGCTACAACCGCGGCACCGAGGTGGCGCTGTCGCTGGCCATCATCGTCTCCTACCTGGGCTGGGTCGGCGCGCAGATGGCCGCGCTGGGGCTGGTGTTCAACGTGCTCTCCGACGGGCTGGTGACGATCAATCAGGGCGTGTTCATCGGCGCCGGCGTGGTGCTGGTCTACACGCTGTTCGGCGGCATGTGGTCGGTGGCGATGACCACCTTCGTGCAGATGATCGTGATCATCCTCGGCCTGCTCTACGTGACCTGGCTGGCCGGCGACATGGCCGGCGGCTTCGACACCGTCATCACAAAGGCGGCGGCCGAGGGCAAGTTCGAGTTCCTGCCCACGCTCGACGCGCTCGACATGCTCGCCTGGATCGCCGCGCTGCTGACCATGGCACTGGGGTCGATCCCTCAGCAGGACGTGTTCCAGCGCGTCAATTCGTCGAAGAACGAGACCATCGCGGTGTGGGGCACCACCATCGGCGGCATCTCCTACTTCTTCTTCGCCGCCGTGCCGCTGTTCCTGGCTTACTCGGCCACACTCATCGACCCGGCGATGGTGGAGCGCTTCATGGCCGAGGATTCGCAGCTCATCCTGCCCAGCCTGATCGTCGGTTACATGCCCTTCGCCGCACAGGTGGTGTTCTTCGGCGCGCTCATCTCGGTGATCATGAGCACCGCCTCGGGCACGCTGCTGGCCCCGTCGGTGACCTTCTCGGAGAACATCGTGCGCGGCTTCTGGCCCGCGATGAGCGACCGCCAGCTGCTGCTGGTCACGCGCCTGGCGGTGTGCGCGTTCTGCGTGATGGTCGCCCTGTATGCGGTGTCGACGACGGCGACCATCCATCACATGGTCGAGAGCGCCTACCGCGTGACGCTGGCCGGCGCCTTCGTGCCGCTGGCCTTCGGCCTGTTCTGGAAGCGCGCCAACAACCTGGGCGCGACGCTTGCCATCGTACTGGGCATCGGCACCTGGCTCGTGCTGGAACTGTTCGTGCCCGAAGGTGACGTCGAGCCGCAGCTCTACGGTCTGGTGGTCAGCGCCTTCGGCATGATCGTGGGCGGCTACGTCGGTCGTCCCAGTCACCATCGCCCGCACGCCGGCCACCACCACGCAGCCGCCGCCACGCATCACACGGCGCGCTGA
- a CDS encoding VanZ family protein produces the protein MSPLPKYLAACCALLIAWACLYPFSGWHYSGLPLFDYLFAPWPKYVRAEDLAVNVLGYMPLGFVLVPALPRRLSAVAAIVLATLLGTLLSLSVETTQNFLPSRISSNVDLGCNALGALIGAVAGALCGRRLFERGGGLLGWRAATVVPGRTGDLGLVLLALWLLAQFMPDTSLFGAGDLRRLLGLPTPMSFQPRPFIALEAAMVACGLLAIGLFARCMMQRTRAWPILLILVMGIAAKAGASSIFYVPGDPMLWLTPGTRNGILIGTVLLVLTLWLPRVHQHAIAGMALLGAATLANLIPENPYLTGTQRLITGNFENFHGLVRVVSGAWPFVALAYLSALGLWRGEHLHEG, from the coding sequence ATGAGCCCGCTGCCGAAGTATCTCGCGGCGTGCTGTGCGTTGCTCATCGCCTGGGCCTGCCTGTACCCGTTCTCCGGCTGGCATTACAGCGGCCTGCCGCTGTTCGACTACCTGTTCGCGCCATGGCCGAAGTACGTGCGCGCCGAGGATCTGGCGGTCAACGTGCTCGGCTACATGCCGCTGGGCTTCGTATTGGTGCCGGCACTGCCGCGCCGGCTGTCGGCCGTCGCCGCCATCGTGCTGGCGACACTGCTGGGCACGCTGCTCAGCCTGTCGGTCGAGACCACGCAGAACTTCCTCCCCAGCCGCATTTCCAGCAACGTCGACCTGGGCTGCAATGCACTCGGCGCGCTCATCGGCGCGGTGGCCGGCGCTTTGTGCGGACGCAGGCTGTTCGAGCGCGGCGGCGGTCTGCTGGGTTGGCGCGCGGCCACCGTCGTGCCCGGGCGCACCGGCGATCTGGGCCTGGTGCTGCTGGCGCTGTGGCTGCTCGCCCAGTTCATGCCCGACACCTCGTTGTTCGGCGCCGGCGATCTGCGTCGCCTGCTCGGACTGCCCACACCGATGTCCTTCCAGCCGCGCCCGTTCATCGCGCTCGAAGCGGCCATGGTCGCCTGCGGCCTGCTCGCCATCGGGCTGTTCGCGCGCTGCATGATGCAGCGCACGCGCGCCTGGCCGATCCTGCTGATCCTCGTCATGGGCATCGCGGCCAAGGCCGGGGCGTCGTCGATCTTCTACGTACCGGGTGACCCGATGCTGTGGCTCACGCCGGGCACGCGCAACGGCATCCTGATCGGCACCGTGCTGCTCGTGCTGACGCTGTGGCTGCCGCGCGTGCATCAGCACGCGATCGCCGGCATGGCGCTGCTGGGCGCGGCGACGCTCGCCAACCTGATCCCCGAGAACCCCTACCTGACCGGCACGCAGCGCCTGATCACGGGCAACTTCGAGAATTTCCACGGCCTGGTGCGCGTGGTCTCCGGTGCCTGGCCGTTCGTCGCGCTGGCCTACCTGTCGGCGCTCGGACTGTGGCGCGGCGAGCACCTGCACGAGGGCTGA
- a CDS encoding type II toxin-antitoxin system VapC family toxin produces the protein MIYLDSCLLIYAIEDDPLFAPRVRRAIAGRADAQFAISPLVHLECLVKPMRTGDLALRARFESALTRFVQLPLGVESFIQAAELRARFGLRTPDALHLACALDHGCEALWTNDDRLAAAAHGLALDVLK, from the coding sequence ATGATCTACCTCGACAGCTGCCTGCTGATCTACGCAATCGAGGACGACCCATTGTTCGCCCCGCGCGTGCGACGAGCCATCGCCGGGCGCGCCGACGCGCAGTTCGCGATCTCGCCGCTGGTGCACCTCGAATGCCTGGTCAAGCCAATGCGAACCGGTGACCTGGCGCTACGCGCCCGCTTCGAGTCGGCGTTGACGCGCTTCGTGCAGTTGCCGCTGGGAGTCGAGAGCTTCATCCAGGCGGCCGAGCTGCGCGCCCGCTTCGGACTGCGCACGCCCGATGCGCTGCATCTGGCGTGCGCCCTCGATCATGGCTGCGAGGCGCTGTGGACCAATGACGATCGACTTGCAGCGGCGGCCCACGGGCTTGCGCTCGACGTGCTGAAATAG
- a CDS encoding acyl-CoA thioesterase, whose product MTMPADANPAGDVFGGWIMAQVDIAGSIPAHRLARGRVVTVAVNAFTFREPVSIGDLVSFYAEVVRVGHSSITVDVEVFAERDPSAPKVVKVTEATLTYVALDEEGNKRAVHPPGEPR is encoded by the coding sequence ATGACCATGCCGGCCGACGCCAACCCGGCCGGCGACGTGTTCGGCGGCTGGATCATGGCGCAGGTCGACATCGCCGGCTCGATTCCCGCGCATCGTCTGGCGCGCGGGCGCGTGGTCACCGTGGCGGTCAATGCGTTCACCTTCCGCGAGCCGGTCTCCATCGGCGATCTGGTGAGCTTCTACGCCGAGGTCGTGCGCGTCGGCCACTCGTCGATCACGGTCGATGTAGAGGTCTTCGCCGAGCGCGACCCGAGCGCGCCCAAGGTGGTCAAGGTGACCGAGGCGACGCTGACCTATGTCGCGCTCGACGAGGAAGGCAACAAGCGGGCGGTCCATCCGCCGGGCGAGCCCCGCTAA